The Sulfuricurvum sp. sequence AGCTTTGTTGTTTACTTCATGTACTTTTTTAGGTACTTTTGAAAGCATCACTTCGCGAAGCGTTTCAGGGTCAAGAACACCTGTGAATTCATTAGTGATTCCCAACGCAACAACTGATTGAGTAATAACATTTCCGACTTCCTCTTTTGCAATGGTGATAATCGGAATCTCTACGATGATCCATTTTTGGCGGTCTTCTTCCGTCGGATGAACCAAGTTCGGTTCAACAACGATAATTCCACCCGGTTTAACACCATTTTTGAATTGTTGGTAGCTTACGTTCGCAACAGAGAGCATGAAATCGATTTCACCCTCATTTGCATACGGATAGAAAATTTCATTGTCGTCAAGGGTAATATCAACAACGGTAGCACCGCCACGTACTTGTGACG is a genomic window containing:
- a CDS encoding 2-oxoacid:acceptor oxidoreductase family protein, with product MRHTIRFTGVGGQGVLLAGEIMAAAKIKLGGHGLKTATYTSQVRGGATVVDITLDDNEIFYPYANEGEIDFMLSVANVSYQQFKNGVKPGGIIVVEPNLVHPTEEDRQKWIIVEIPIITIAKEEVGNVITQSVVALGITNEFTGVLDPETLREVMLSKVPKKVHEVNNKAWALGIQYAKEAKAKLGM